The Aspergillus flavus chromosome 6, complete sequence nucleotide sequence CTACGAAAATTCAGATTGAATAACTGCAAATATGGCAATGTTCATAACTCGTAAATGCTGACAGACACTCGGATCCGACCAGCACAGCGCAACGACTGGCTGGGATCTATCTCATGGCAGCGCGTTGCATCGTCCGATCGGCGGCCAAGACGCGGTATACCCGCATCAAGTCCTCCATCGAGGCCAGCGTATCCGGATGTTCCTTCCCGAGGACCATCTCTCTACCGCGGACGGTCTGTTCCGCCACTTTCTCTGCATCGTCCCATCTCCCTTGGGACTGGTAGATGGCACCGAGATTCGCCATTGTGGTCAGCGTATGGGGATGCGCTTCGCCAAGGGACCTCTGCATCAACTGCAGCACCTGGAAGGTCATCCGTTCCGCTTGAGGCGATCTACCCTCCAGCTGATATGTCAACGCCAAGTTTGCCATCGCTGTCAAAGTATACGGATGCTCCTCTCCAAGACTTGTCTTCATAGACGCCATGGCCCTTTCCCCCAGTCGCGCCGCATCCCCAAGCCGCCCCTGACACCGATACGTGGCGGCGAGATTGCCCACCGCCACCAGCGTCTCTGGATGATGTTCCCCTAGCACTGTTTTACTACCGTTAACGACCTTcacctccagctcctctGCCTCCTTCAACCGCTGCATGTCGCGATATGTGGTCGCCAGATTCGCCATGGAGCTTAGAGTCAGGGGATGCTTGCTCCCTAAACAAGCCGAGCAGGTGTCCAGCACCGTCGACTGAAGCCGTACCGCCTCCTCCAACTTCCCCTGTTCCCGGAACGTAACACCCAAATTCGACTTCCACGTCAACGTAGACGTGTGCGACTCGCCGAAGAGCATCTCGGACCGCTCCACCACCCGTCGCTCCCATCGCTCCGCATCATCGTACCGGCCCAGGCCGGTATATGTGGTCGCCAAATTCCCGATGGAACTCAATGTGGACGGATCGCCGTCTCCCCGCGTCCGTCCCTGAACCTCCAACAGTCGCAATCCAATCGCCTCTGCCTCCATAAAGCGACCCTGTTTCGCATACGTGGACGCCAAATTCGACATGGAATTCAACGTCTGTGGATGCTCCTCGCCCAGTACTCGAGTCCGAATCTCAGTCACTCTTCGCCCCAGTTCCGCGGCTTCCGACCACCGACCCTGGCCCCAGTACGCGGCCGCAAGATTACTCATCGCGGTCAGGGTGGAAGGATTCTCCGAACCGAGCAGGGCAACCCTTGCATCGACGACGAGTGTCCCAATGTCCGCGGCTGCCTTCCACTGTCCATTTTCCAGGAAGGTCACGACGAGAAGGCCGAATGTGTGTGCGGTCGCGATGGCGTCATCGTTCGCGGCCTCGCGCAGATTGGCGAGTGCGGAAAACAAGCGCGATGATTCGTCCGTCTGGCCGCGGGACAGATATGTGTTCGCAATGGTGGTTACGGCGGATAAAAGGGAGCCATTCGTGGGTGTGGCCATCGATTTCTTTGTTCCGTGACGGGGGTTTATTTATTGGAATTTATCGCAGTGAAACAGATAGGGAAATAAGAAGGACAGCACGGAAGAATAAATCCGCCAAGAAAAGGCACCGAAACCGCGGGGGAAAGATAAGGCAAACACGCAATCACCTCTTCAATCAAACTTCAACTATCGTCAACTAAAGCACGTTGGTGGAATTGTCCTGGGTTCGCCGGTTGTCGGAATTTGCTAAGGTCTCGACGATGGAGGGATACGGCACTATCTCAAATTTGACCATAACGAGGGTTGGCCTGCAGTGGTCACCTGCTCTGGaggaatttctttttttatcccGAGTGTCATCACCTCCTGAATTTGTATGGTGAACGGCTCTTCGCGGCTCCATCTGTAAAATtatcctttcttctccacccccTCAGCCCTACTAGGCTATATTCTATCGTTCTAATTGGTGGAGAACGACCATGTGGGGGTGGTTGTCAGGCAACCATATTTTGACCAATGGTGGGAGACGATGGGGGTTTGCTCGGTTTGTCTGTTTCTCTGTCGTACCGTCCATGATACCTGTATTGTATTTATGCAGCTGAGTCAGATGTACTTCTTGTCCTGGACTTCAGAGTATATTCTGGGTTTAAGTGAAGAATGTGCCTGTTATATTGGATATACATGGTGATGTTGTGACCGCATATATGTATGAGACATACATCTTGTAGAATTGGGTACACCTTAACCCATGTTTACcattgatatatattatcttatcAGATGGACATCTCTCTGCACATGCAAGAATAACTGACCACCTGAACTTATGGTATAAATCGAGGCTCCAGGGGACACCGTGACATTTCTGGTCCCTCATGTATCAGAAAAGAGGAATGCGTGGATTTCTCTGGCTCCGGCGTTGTTTGTCTATGCTGATATTTGAGCCACATAGGCTTCGTCAGAGCAGTCCGATGCATTGTCCATGAGGATAACCTCCGTGcaatagtatataattcaAAGTGCACTCTTTCCACAGAGACCACAACATAATGTATAAATTCATACAGCGCACTTCGGTCACCAACTGATAGAAGGGCTACATAGCATTTTATGAACACAATAAAGTCCTATGTGCAGGTGTAACCAAATCCTTCAATCCCGTAGCCAGGACTATGTCTTTATTCAAGTATAGCCTACCCAATTCATCTCACCCATGAACTAAGATTGGTTTCTATACTTATATTATTCAATTAAACTGTATTACTGCAGTGCCACCGCCCCCTCAAAAGAAGAGCACTCCCGACTCCACAACCCAGTCCCAAGATCATCAACGACAATCTCCAACGTCAAACCCGCATCCGCACAAGCCTTACGCAAATCCTCCTGAAACTCCTCCCATCCAGTACTATAATTCTGATCCCACAATCTCCAAGTAATACTCTTCAACCCGGGTGTATAAGCACGCCAATTAGAAATAAACTTCCGAATCAGATCATTAACCTCATCCTGCTCCCACTCAAAATCATAAAAACATCTCAGATCTTCCCTTAAACACAAATGACGTATTGATTTCGGCAAGAGAGGGCCCAACTCGGGAGCATCTTGCATATACCAACCCATAAGAACAGAGAGGGGTATCTCCGCAGATACCAGATTCGGGAAAGAATGTAAGATATCCCGGAATGAGTCGTGAAAGTGATCCTCTTCGCCGTCCCAGTAGCGGTCTCCCAGGTTGGATGGGTAGAGTTCCACTCCTAGGGAGAGATGGTGTAGGGTCTTGCTTACGGACTTTAGAGCTTTAGCTAGTGTGGGTGCATCTTGGAGGACTAACTCTCTGCCCCAGGCGTAGGCCATCCCAAGGTGGAGGTTTCTTAAATTGGGCGTCCGGGAGAGTAAGAATGCGACGTCGTCTTCGGAGATGGTGGTTCGTGCGAGGATGAGTGTTTCTAGTTTGCTGAGATCGAGATCCGGGACTGTTTCCCTTAGTCCTTCGATGTCTCGGAGCCATATATTCAAGTGACGTAACGAGGGGAGACAGAACCAGGCCATGAATTGGTCCGGATTATATGGAGGATAGCTATCGGGTGATTCGTCACTGTATATATCCTCACTTTCGGCGATGGGGACATTGCCCCCGTAGTCTACTACCTCAAGATGTTGGAATGTGGAGAGTACTCCGTTTGGGGAGAAGAGGGCCTGCTTGAGCATGATGCCTGGGTACCCGTCCCACCAGACCAATGAATAGTCCAGACGTAGGGACTTTAAGTTGGGAAGTTGTGACAGGAAGATGGCGGCGTAGCAGTAGATGTTCCCGCCATTTAGGGGTAGGTGCCAGTCATCGACGTCGGGAAATCCGGCCCGTCGGACAATGTTCATGGATTGGTCGATGACATCGCGGAAATTCTGGGACTCTGTTTCCCAATCTATCTCCGGCTGGGTGTCTTCCCAGTGTCCTGGTTCGGAGGATACAAGACTGAGATGTTGGATATAAGATGCTATATCGGGGTTGTTGAATATCAATCGCAATAACTGCAGTAGTCGGCGCAAGGGCCGGGCGCTCCAGTCTAGGGCAATATCGCGGTAGGCAAACGGTGTAGCCGATGCGCGGAGGTCTTTGCAGATAGTGGACACAGTTAACGAATCTTCTGAGGAGAGCTGATCTAGAATAGATACTAGACAATCCGTGGGAAGTTGAGAAAATGGCCTTGTTCGATTAGCAGTCTGCTGAGTTGAGAGGCAGGACACGGACTTACTTGTCTTTTTGCGAGGTTGTGCTGTTGGTAGCCATTTTGTGGAAATGGGAGGTAAAGCTCCTTCGagaaagaaggccgagaagggtAAGCGTGAGCCCCTTATTGTGATCCTGCAAGCGACGATTGCGAGCTAGTGTCGACCATACGAGGAGAGTAACGTTGGGGCCAAGAAGTGGATTTGCGCAATTTCGGAAGGTAAGAATGCAGATGGGCTGCATATGGTGTATGACTACACTTTGGGTAATTACTGGAGGAGCTACCACACAGTAGGAATCGTCTATGTCAATTGTAAAGTGAGGCCCTTTGTGGGGAATGAAGAAACACGAAACTGGCAATATTTGACACGATCATGTGATGGATGGACCTGTATATAGACTCTAACCAATCTAACCAATCTTAACGAGCGATTTAGTTGAATATTAGCTCATTCAGGGGTACAGTTGCAGCTGATCTGGACCCACGCCAAGGGTAACCGACAAGCGAGCGTCTCAGCGATTGTCAGGTTCTTTCCCCCTCGGCTCGTGCCGAAGCGTCGGGAAGCTGCCGATAATTGAGATCGGGTCGGCATCTCCCCGCACGTGCAAATTGATACCTTGAAGTTATACCGAGTCCCGACTAACTGATTCACAGCCTCTACAATCACCATTAGTGTTTCGGGAGTATGTTCATTCATACTGTACTAGTTACTAGCTCTAGCGGAACTATTCATCGTCTTAGCTTCCAGATATGGGTATGGTTTACGTAACGAAACGTAGTCCTTCTCATAGCATAGTTACTTACGACTAGTAAGAGGAACGCTTTAGGGAGGTCATGCTCGCAGGTGCTCACAATTCAGTCAGCTACTATATAACTGCAAGATTAAGTTACTATTGATGCATGACTCTCGTGCCTTTGACGTAGTC carries:
- a CDS encoding F-box domain protein, with product MATNSTTSQKDKPFSQLPTDCLVSILDQLSSEDSLTVSTICKDLRASATPFAYRDIALDWSARPLRRLLQLLRLIFNNPDIASYIQHLSLVSSEPGHWEDTQPEIDWETESQNFRDVIDQSMNIVRRAGFPDVDDWHLPLNGGNIYCYAAIFLSQLPNLKSLRLDYSLVWWDGYPGIMLKQALFSPNGVLSTFQHLEVVDYGGNVPIAESEDIYSDESPDSYPPYNPDQFMAWFCLPSLRHLNIWLRDIEGLRETVPDLDLSKLETLILARTTISEDDVAFLLSRTPNLRNLHLGMAYAWGRELVLQDAPTLAKALKSVSKTLHHLSLGVELYPSNLGDRYWDGEEDHFHDSFRDILHSFPNLVSAEIPLSVLMGWYMQDAPELGPLLPKSIRHLCLREDLRCFYDFEWEQDEVNDLIRKFISNWRAYTPGLKSITWRLWDQNYSTGWEEFQEDLRKACADAGLTLEIVVDDLGTGLWSRECSSFEGAVALQ